A window of Paenibacillus sp. 19GGS1-52 contains these coding sequences:
- a CDS encoding helicase-related protein has translation MRVAVYAVRGNQGWSLWISLNLAVDRLWWSGALRGREGWNSRAAVSMVILSTSLPLGWAVKLRDSFRSRASMQAWGSNEWRHYITGTLAPEMQEEAAIGGGWPINEISLWQPVWNGWTSIEAIGEGHERQKNRIAGTLDFLPHQEELARLNLTLAAEQLAEALTGRSLLQPELEALLAEQMPELSGDWRSTAQLAHLQGKLILTAGITAIRECKDGKRSMGLRESRVWSTGVDEAGLRESRVWSTGVDEAELRESRVWSTGVDEAQLRESRVRNTGVNDAGVRGTKVLIGARQLPAGAGVMARAATAWLSRVAMPWRGFAKRRVLPRCQRCGSVATGHTACAACGLMGCAYCEACLALGRSRACALLLRSAALPAVRCTAGSTPTAARRWGLSAAQAGAVSAALGFLAEPRQRSAVQGPERFLLWAVTGAGKTEMVFPLLEAVLAAGGRALVATPRRDVVLELAPRLARAFPAENLAVLYGGSPDRWGSGRLILATTHQLLRFNQGFDLVIIDELDAYPYHNDPMLAYAAGQVCKRDGSFIFLSATPPKEMQREANSGRLPHAKVPVRFHGHPLPVPQHLTIVPVRIFLKHGAIPKSLIQMLRKSLARKAQIFLFVSRIVHIAGLIQLLRQSFPDVAIEGTSSQDPERAEKVAAFRSKIISLLVTTTILERGVTVPHSDVFILDADSGLFDEASLVQMAGRAGRSTDDPAGSVVFASSQWSRSQRGAISQIRSMNGIAQRNGYISTKRPL, from the coding sequence ATGAGGGTAGCTGTATATGCTGTTCGAGGCAATCAAGGCTGGAGTTTGTGGATTTCATTAAATCTGGCTGTGGACAGGTTATGGTGGTCTGGAGCTTTAAGAGGAAGAGAAGGCTGGAACAGTAGGGCAGCGGTCAGTATGGTTATTCTTTCGACTTCTCTGCCACTCGGCTGGGCTGTGAAACTGCGGGATAGCTTTAGATCGAGGGCCTCTATGCAAGCATGGGGAAGTAACGAGTGGAGACATTATATTACTGGCACATTAGCACCAGAAATGCAGGAAGAGGCGGCTATAGGAGGGGGCTGGCCCATTAATGAAATTTCATTGTGGCAGCCAGTATGGAATGGCTGGACCTCTATAGAGGCGATAGGGGAAGGTCATGAACGACAGAAGAACAGAATTGCGGGCACGTTAGATTTTTTGCCGCATCAGGAGGAGCTGGCGAGGTTGAATCTCACCTTAGCTGCCGAACAATTGGCCGAAGCGTTAACCGGTCGTTCCTTGCTGCAGCCGGAATTGGAAGCACTGCTGGCAGAACAGATGCCGGAGCTATCAGGGGACTGGCGTAGCACGGCCCAGCTGGCGCATTTGCAGGGAAAGCTAATACTAACGGCCGGTATCACGGCTATAAGGGAGTGTAAGGATGGAAAGAGGAGCATGGGATTACGAGAATCGAGGGTGTGGAGTACGGGAGTGGATGAAGCTGGATTACGAGAATCGAGGGTGTGGAGTACGGGAGTGGATGAAGCAGAATTACGTGAATCGAGGGTGTGGAGTACGGGAGTGGATGAAGCGCAATTACGAGAATCAAGAGTACGGAACACGGGAGTGAATGATGCGGGAGTACGTGGAACGAAGGTGCTGATAGGCGCCCGCCAGCTCCCTGCGGGTGCTGGCGTAATGGCGCGCGCGGCGACAGCTTGGCTGTCACGCGTGGCCATGCCCTGGCGCGGCTTCGCCAAGCGCCGCGTACTCCCGCGCTGCCAGCGTTGCGGCAGCGTCGCCACAGGCCACACCGCTTGCGCCGCGTGTGGCCTCATGGGCTGCGCCTATTGCGAGGCCTGCCTCGCACTCGGGCGCAGCCGGGCTTGCGCGCTGCTGCTGCGTAGCGCAGCGCTTCCTGCCGTGCGATGCACGGCAGGTTCTACCCCCACCGCGGCCCGCCGGTGGGGGCTTAGCGCGGCGCAGGCGGGAGCCGTGAGCGCTGCGCTGGGCTTCTTGGCGGAGCCGCGCCAGCGCTCCGCGGTCCAGGGCCCAGAGCGGTTCCTGCTCTGGGCGGTGACGGGAGCGGGGAAGACAGAGATGGTCTTCCCGCTCCTGGAGGCTGTGCTCGCTGCCGGAGGGCGAGCGCTCGTAGCGACGCCACGGCGTGACGTCGTACTAGAGCTGGCGCCGCGGCTCGCCAGAGCATTCCCGGCGGAGAACCTCGCCGTGCTCTATGGTGGAAGCCCTGACCGTTGGGGAAGCGGCCGTTTAATACTCGCAACGACTCATCAGTTGCTGCGGTTCAACCAGGGATTTGATCTAGTAATCATTGACGAGCTGGATGCATATCCCTACCATAATGATCCTATGCTGGCCTACGCCGCTGGCCAAGTCTGCAAGCGGGATGGCTCCTTCATCTTTCTGTCGGCAACACCGCCCAAGGAAATGCAGCGGGAGGCTAATTCCGGCAGACTTCCTCACGCTAAAGTACCTGTCCGTTTCCACGGCCATCCCTTGCCGGTGCCACAGCATTTGACGATTGTACCTGTTCGTATATTCCTGAAGCATGGTGCTATACCAAAGTCGCTCATACAGATGCTGCGTAAGTCCCTAGCAAGGAAGGCTCAGATCTTTCTGTTTGTGTCACGTATTGTTCATATTGCTGGACTGATCCAGCTCCTCCGCCAGAGCTTTCCGGATGTCGCTATTGAGGGTACTTCCTCTCAAGATCCTGAGAGGGCAGAGAAAGTGGCTGCATTTCGCAGCAAGATCATCTCTTTGCTGGTGACAACTACGATTCTGGAACGGGGTGTGACCGTCCCGCACAGTGATGTGTTCATTCTGGATGCAGACAGCGGTCTTTTTGACGAAGCCTCGTTAGTGCAGATGGCGGGGCGCGCTGGACGCTCCACAGACGATCCCGCAGGGAGTGTCGTATTCGCCTCCTCCCAGTGGAGTCGATCACAGCGAGGGGCGATCTCCCAAATCCGGTCAATGAACGGTATTGCCCAGCGAAATGGTTATATCAGCACCAAGAGGCCTTTATGA
- a CDS encoding TIGR03826 family flagellar region protein: MNLDNCPRCGRLYVKNIMDLCQPCIKELEYEYETCVNYLREFRGTTIQELSDATEISIKEITRFIREGRISIANAPNMMYPCEVCGTLIRDGHMCDNCRNRLRKDLTSLTREITEKEPPKKTSEGAYRALDKRND; this comes from the coding sequence ATGAATCTAGATAATTGTCCAAGGTGCGGTCGGTTGTATGTAAAGAATATCATGGATTTATGCCAGCCTTGCATCAAAGAACTGGAGTATGAATATGAGACCTGCGTGAATTATTTGCGTGAGTTTAGAGGAACCACCATTCAGGAATTATCTGATGCCACGGAGATTTCCATTAAAGAAATCACCCGTTTTATTCGGGAAGGCCGCATTTCTATAGCAAATGCACCTAATATGATGTACCCCTGTGAGGTGTGCGGAACACTGATCCGCGACGGGCATATGTGCGACAATTGCCGTAACCGTCTAAGGAAGGATCTCACGAGTCTCACCAGGGAAATTACTGAAAAGGAACCCCCTAAAAAGACCTCCGAGGGTGCCTATCGTGCCCTTGACAAACGCAACGACTAA
- a CDS encoding ComF family protein, protein MSTQSIWLKGFKSLFIPSVPLCLTCGKHRQPSSQLPGICVSCAAAIPWIMSPRCLKCGRHVGCPDCNRGGETSPIICNRSAVAYNSVMREMLGQYKYRGNERYATVLGLMLDRAYLTLKEEREKERRVELSSASSTISYFFQNKRAASGIHWEADLLVPVPVSDSRLEERGFNQAERLADVVSRRRGIPQHPLLIRTHHTGKQSFKGRAERLTAMKHAFAANPAMIELFPDWLGALKPLSRPPRIIIVDDIYTTGSTLRACAGVIQQMTEACGYDVEIYSLTWARS, encoded by the coding sequence ATGAGCACCCAATCTATATGGTTAAAAGGTTTCAAGTCGCTGTTTATCCCTTCTGTCCCCCTGTGTCTAACCTGCGGGAAGCACAGACAGCCTTCATCACAGTTGCCCGGTATATGTGTAAGCTGTGCAGCGGCCATTCCCTGGATCATGTCGCCTCGCTGTCTCAAATGCGGCCGTCATGTCGGCTGCCCTGACTGCAACCGTGGTGGGGAGACTTCACCGATCATCTGTAACCGGAGCGCAGTAGCCTATAATAGTGTGATGCGTGAAATGCTGGGCCAGTATAAATATCGCGGGAATGAACGTTATGCCACTGTACTCGGCTTAATGTTGGACAGAGCGTATTTGACTCTGAAGGAAGAACGAGAGAAGGAGAGACGGGTTGAACTATCCTCCGCTAGCTCAACTATAAGTTATTTTTTCCAAAATAAACGAGCTGCCTCGGGAATCCACTGGGAGGCTGACTTGTTAGTACCGGTTCCTGTCAGTGATTCCCGGCTGGAAGAACGTGGCTTCAATCAGGCAGAGAGACTTGCCGATGTCGTATCCCGGCGCAGGGGTATTCCACAACATCCACTGCTGATCCGCACGCATCATACGGGTAAGCAGAGCTTTAAAGGCCGAGCGGAACGGCTGACTGCTATGAAGCATGCTTTTGCCGCTAATCCCGCGATGATAGAACTATTTCCTGACTGGTTGGGCGCACTGAAGCCACTAAGCCGCCCCCCGCGAATTATTATTGTGGATGATATATATACAACAGGCAGTACCCTCCGTGCTTGTGCGGGAGTTATACAGCAAATGACAGAAGCCTGCGGATATGATGTGGAAATCTATAGCTTGACTTGGGCCCGTTCATGA
- a CDS encoding flagellar protein FlgN, which yields MALTTLLELLERLDEAHIQMLDLAASKKQSIMDNKVDALIEILNRESKFMKLIGQLEEQRAQAAYAFLQGVGIRSNLQLNLSELSRLVFDPDDKSRLLHIQQKLSGTLQQLKAANELNQKLIEQSLTFIDYSLDLLVGRPNQEITYHHPSDKGSSAKRPGLFDARG from the coding sequence ATGGCATTAACAACATTGTTAGAACTTCTTGAGCGGTTGGACGAAGCACATATTCAAATGCTGGATCTGGCCGCTAGCAAGAAACAGAGCATTATGGACAACAAAGTGGATGCTCTAATCGAAATCCTAAACCGTGAGTCTAAATTTATGAAGCTGATTGGACAGCTTGAGGAACAGCGTGCGCAGGCAGCTTATGCCTTCCTGCAAGGGGTTGGTATTCGTTCTAACCTTCAACTGAACCTAAGTGAGCTGTCCCGGCTTGTATTTGATCCCGATGACAAATCGCGACTGCTGCATATTCAGCAGAAGCTTTCAGGCACATTGCAGCAACTGAAAGCTGCTAACGAACTAAATCAGAAGCTGATCGAGCAGTCGCTTACGTTTATAGATTATTCCCTAGATCTGTTAGTCGGAAGACCCAACCAGGAGATCACGTACCATCATCCGTCCGACAAGGGCAGCAGCGCGAAACGGCCCGGCCTTTTTGACGCTCGCGGTTGA
- the flgM gene encoding flagellar biosynthesis anti-sigma factor FlgM, translating into MKINETGRINAINPYQRSAESQRQEQMKKSTRKDEVSISDEALKLQQAQNSGKIDTERTLKIDSLKQQVSAGTYQVDAAQLAEKLAPYFKQSSEN; encoded by the coding sequence ATGAAAATTAACGAGACCGGACGAATTAACGCGATTAATCCGTACCAACGCAGCGCGGAATCGCAAAGGCAGGAACAGATGAAGAAGAGTACACGCAAGGATGAGGTATCTATCTCTGATGAGGCTCTTAAGCTGCAACAGGCACAGAACAGCGGCAAGATTGACACTGAACGTACACTTAAGATCGATAGCTTAAAGCAACAGGTCTCCGCAGGTACTTATCAAGTAGACGCAGCCCAACTCGCAGAGAAACTCGCCCCATATTTTAAGCAATCCTCCGAGAATTAG